ttttccagtgccaagctccctgcttggacttttccgttgccaagtctccatacttggactttttcccgaatcaggtcaaccaggtcaaccttgacctacggttgcaccaataatctcccaaacatctattcttgtcccatatcaagaatagaactctctcacgagtgtcaaacatcaacatgcaacacaactaggtcaaccttgacctaaggttgcaccgacaatcttcccaagtcaaacatcaaaatacaactcgagtcaagtcaactcgagtcgggtcaaccaggtcaaccttgacctaaggttgcaccaacatctcCCTTCATAGATCTCCGTCGATGCTACTCCTTTCAACGCGGCAAACCCTCCAGCCTCTCTAGTCTCCTGTCATCGTTCCCTGCCAGTGCCTCCCTTCCAAGTTTGATCTTTGCCCCGTGCCTCTATAGTCTCCCGTCGATATTGTTGGCCTGCACATCTTACAATCCTCGTATGTCATCAACGCTTGCTCCCATCGTCAGTGaggtgagccatattttaaatttttgtttgtgtcaatttctctcttctctttttcttcctggATTCatgaattttatttcaaaaaatattacCTTATTTTGTTTCATTTTCAAATACAAATGATATTTTGCTGGTATCTGTCTTTTGAGATGATCTGATGCTTATGAATTATGATGCTATCTATTTTTAGCTTCTTTTGAGATGATCTAATACTTATGAATTATGATGCGATCTATTTTTGGCTTCTTTTGAGATGATCTGATGCTTATGAATTATGATGCTATCTATTTTTGGCTTCTGTTAAGATGATCTATGCTTATGAATTATGATGCTATCTATTTTGGCTTGCTTTACAAATTCTTGTTAATGTAGGGATTATGTGGATGAGTGGACTATGATTTTTTGATGTTATGATATATCATTTCAGATGGAAAATAATGATAACGAGGTTGAGGGTGCTATGCAAACTATTCCAACTATGGGAAGTCAAGTTCTTGCATCGACAGCATCGCATTCACAAAATGAGAGTGTTCCAATTGAGGCAAACGAAGCAACTCTAAATAACACTTTAGATGTTGAAATTTCGGGTACAGATGTTGGAACAAAAAGAAAATGTAGATCTATTGCATGGGATCATTTCGAGAAAAAACTAATTGGAGGAAAATGGAAAGCGATCTGCAATGATTGTAAGAAAACCTTAGGTGGTGATACTAAGAATGGTACCAAGCATTTACTTGACCACATGAAAATATGCTTGCACAAGAAACAGAAGACCATACAACAATCTCTATTGCAGCCAGCAAAATCCAATGATGGGATAATGCAACTTGGGACATACCATTTCAACCAAGATCAAGCGAGGACAGAGCTTGCAAATATGATTATATTGCATGAGTACCCGTTATCTATGGTTGATCATGTTGGCTTTAGAAGGTACTCTCATGCATTGCAACCAATATTTAAAGTTGTTTCCCGAAACACAATCAAGACTGACATCATGAAGATATTCGAGTATGaaagaaataaaacaatgaaATTATTAGACTCAAATGTTAGTCGAATTGCGTTGACAACTGATATGTGGACGGCAAGTAATCAACAAAGAGGATTCATGGCCATCACTTCACACTTCATTGATGTTTCATGGAAATTACAAAGTCGGCTTGTCAGGTAAAGTTTTTTCTCTTGAACTTTATACTTGCATTTACCATTAATAATATTACTATTATCATTAAAAtgcattatattttttttactaggtTTATATATGTGCCGTGTCCACATACTGCTGAGGTTCTCGCAAATGCACTTGTTGATTGCCTCTTGGATTGGAACTTGGATCGTAAGTTATCTACTTTAACCGTTGATAATTGCACAACTAATGATGCTATGATTGAGCTTATTCTGGACAAGCTTCCTCCGAGTTCACTTATCTTAGAAGGAAAATTATTTCACATGCGGTGTTGTGCCCATATTTTGAATTTGGTTGTGAGGGATGGACTAGAATTAATTAGTGATAGCATTGAAACAATTCGTTATAGTGTCGCATTTTGGACAGCAACACCAAAAGAGatgaaaaatttattgaaacaGCTCGACAATTGAAGGTTCCAAGCACAAAGAAACTAGAACTTGATTGCAAAACACGATGGAACTCTACATATTTAATGCTTAACACTGTATTGGAATATGAAGCTGTGTTTGCTCGTTTGAAACAACGTGAAACTTTATATAAAAGAGTTCCCACACAAGAAGATTGGTCAAAAGTGAGAGAGATTTCTTCTAAATTGGAGATGTTTTTTGATGCCACAGAGTTATTTTCGGGGACCAAGTATCCCACTATAAATCTTTTCTTCTCTACTATTTGTGATATTAAGTTGGCAATTGGTGATTGGCTTCTCTCGGATGATAATGTGGTGAAAACAATGGCAACAAATATGAAAgtaaagtttgaaaaatattgggATGTAATGAATTGTTTATTGGCAATTGGGAGTATTTTAGATCCAAGGTACAAGATGAAGACAGTTCAATTCTATTATCCTCTTGTTTATGGTGATATGTCTTCTTATGAGATtgaaaaactaaagaaaaagTTGTGTGACATGGTTGAAGAGTATgagaagaaatccaaacaatcacaGAAAGTGAAAAATTCACAATCGTCTTCTTCTTTAAGGCCTCCACTTCCTAAGTGTGGTACTTATGCTGATAAATTTGAGATGTTCATGGATTCTAATAATAGTACTGAACATGAGAAGTCGGACTTGGATTATTATTTAGAAGAGTCTCTTTTGCCAAGAACAAGTGAGTTTGATATCTTATGTTGGTGGAAGACAAATGGGATTAAATATCCCATTTTGCATGATATTGCTAAGGATGTGTTGGCCATTCCCGTGATGACCGTTGCTTCCGAATCAACATTCAGTACTAGTGGGAGAATTTTAAATGCTCATCGTAGTAGACTTCATTCTAAAACTGTTGAAGCTTTGATGTGTGCTCGAGATTGGTTATGGAGTGAAATTCAAGGtattaaatagttttcaaatgaaattgtttctatttctttatcgGTTTTCATTATAATATTTGTTATTCATTTTATCTTATTAGATTCTACAATTTCAATTGATCAAAAGTTTGATAATGATGCTGATATagaggtaagttatttttattattgtattaaagtgtttaaaatttaattaatattttttctatatgTCTTATTATTTTGTAGGAGCCAGAGTCGTCACGCACAATTACAGATAGTAACTCCATAGAATGTTAGAATTTAATGTGATGGTAAATTTAATGTGATGGTCATAGATAGTAACTCTATAATCTATATGTCTTTTTTTCTATTTGCTTTTGTTGGACAATGTGATAGTTTCTGTTATTTGCTTTTATTGGATAATATGATAAATTTAATCTCATTCAAATTCCTTGTCAACATTTATGCAGAAATAGATTTCAAAAACTGGATCATATTAAGGACTCCAATGAAGCTCTTACCCCCACATAGCGAGGATACTTTAGTTTGCTTGAATACCAAGTGGTTCCCAAGTAAGTGCCTTCATTTTCGATCCCATAGGGTTTCATGTACAGGTACTAACCATAGTACTTAATTCATATTGTTAGAAATCAGCATGTTAAAAGGGAGTGAGTGAAATGGAGAAATGATACTTTATCTCTTAGTTATACATTGCTATGTGAAATTTGTTAACCATTCTTAAATATCATCTAATCTCTAACAACGTTGGATATGGGTGATTATATTAGAAATATACATGCTAAAAGAAGAAAGTGAGAACAAGAAGTATTGCTACACTGCAAATATTGCTATAGCATGCATCCTCCAATTGCGGGATAAATTCATAATTATCGCATTTCTGTTGTAATGATGAAAGCATAAATTATGACAGCATGTATACGAAACCACAGGCAATAGTTCTGGCTCTGCATTAGTTCTAAAACAGTTCACAAAAACTTAcaattaaaaattagtaaaaagCTTACAACGAAAGGTTATCAGTAAGAGTTGTAGCTAATCTACACAATCATTACAGATCCCTCGTTCTAAACAAAACTTGGACCAAATGCTGCATTTGTTGGTGTCTGACCAACAGAGTTCAACATCTGAATACACCACAACTTCATCCTCCCTTCTGCTGAAGCTTCCTTCTCTTAAACCTGTCAGTCAACAATCAACAAACCTCTAGAATAACATTTGATGTGTTAACAAGCAAATATGTCAAGTTCATTAGAAAGTTACCAGGGCCATTTTTTCCATTAAATGaaaacttcttttttttctttgactGATCAACAGATGTAGGTAGTGTTTTCTAATGATTCTTCTTACCACCTAACGGTTTGATTTTCTTACCTGCATGTCTACAAGCATTTTTAATACTTGTATTAgattctttaattttcttaacTGCAGCATATACTTTAAACTGATTCACAAATTTAAAGTAATTCTAGCAGATATAATTTGCTTTAAAATGCAGATATAGTTTTGCTATTTAATTCTCTTCCTGTAACTATCAAAACATAGTGAAACTAATTCTTATTCTAACTGCTTTCAAATACTTGTGCCTTTCTTGTTGTGATTTTCCTCCTATTTACTCAttgaattttccttgttttgcA
This window of the Zingiber officinale cultivar Zhangliang chromosome 3B, Zo_v1.1, whole genome shotgun sequence genome carries:
- the LOC122055067 gene encoding zinc finger BED domain-containing protein RICESLEEPER 2-like, giving the protein MENNDNEVEGAMQTIPTMGSQVLASTASHSQNESVPIEANEATLNNTLDVEISGTDVGTKRKCRSIAWDHFEKKLIGGKWKAICNDCKKTLGGDTKNGTKHLLDHMKICLHKKQKTIQQSLLQPAKSNDGIMQLGTYHFNQDQARTELANMIILHEYPLSMVDHVGFRRYSHALQPIFKVVSRNTIKTDIMKIFEYERNKTMKLLDSNVSRIALTTDMWTASNQQRGFMAITSHFIDVSWKLQSRLVRFIYVPCPHTAEVLANALVDCLLDWNLDRKLSTLTVDNCTTNDAMIELILDKLPPSSLILEGKLFHMRNTKRDEKFIETARQLKVPSTKKLELDCKTRWNSTYLMLNTVLEYEAVFARLKQRETLYKRVPTQEDWSKVREISSKLEMFFDATELFSGTKYPTINLFFSTICDIKLAIGDWLLSDDNVVKTMATNMKVKFEKYWDVMNCLLAIGSILDPRYKMKTVQFYYPLVYGDMSSYEIEKLKKKLCDMVEEYEKKSKQSQKVKNSQSSSSLRPPLPKCGTYADKFEMFMDSNNSTEHEKSDLDYYLEESLLPRTSEFDILCWWKTNGIKYPILHDIAKDVLAIPVMTVASESTFSTSGRILNAHRSRLHSKTVEALMCARDWLWSEIQDSTISIDQKFDNDADIEEPESSRTITDSNSIEC